A segment of the Trifolium pratense cultivar HEN17-A07 linkage group LG7, ARS_RC_1.1, whole genome shotgun sequence genome:
CTCTCTATTCAATATTCATCAATTCAATCCATAAAACCTTCTCAATTATCAATCAATTTTCAACTATTTCAATTTCCCTCTCTCAATTGTTTacaatttcaattttgaaaacaCGATTCgtttattattttagtatttttgttTACTTTAATTTCTGGAATttcgcgcgttaatatcatttttttaattttaatttcatcaATACCCGTTGAATTTGGAAACTGGATATATCTTTGACCgtttttaggttttttgatatttaatataataataataatttggggGAAATTTTTTGTGTGGGGCATGTTGTTATCTTTTTCGTCTCTAATTTATGCATTCCTTATTGGTTGTAGTGAACACtagatcaagcttttctctaTTCACTCACTCAGTGCAACAAGTACATGCTTTAAAGCTTCAATTTGTCTTATCCCtaaatctttattatttttttttattttttcgataAAACTCTGTAGTACTAGTATGTAACAGCTTCTTTTTTTTGAGGGGTTTTGTTGATTATATTATTCAGAGTAAAAAAGTAGATATTTTTGGGGGAATTTGATGATGGAATGATTTTTGCAGGATGGAAAGGTTCGGAAAGCGACTGACAGTAAACATGGTATGTATTATGTAATATGTATGACTAAGAATGAAGCTTTATTGTAtgtattgttgttgttgttgtaatatgaatgaatgaattatgaagtcatttttttctcaaatgGGTTCTTAACAAGGGGGTGTATAAGTATAAGTAAGTGGGGGAATATTAATGGCgatttttttattgtgtgttGACAGGTTCGCAGGTTGTGTCCGGTCCCACTACACCTTTGCCAGACAAAAAGCTCTTGCTGTTTATCCTTGACAGACTTCAAAAGTGTgtctttttatttgtttctttctatcttcttttgttgtttttttgttttcttttttagtttgGAAATTTATCAGTTTTCTGTTCTAAAACTGTTCAATAATGGTCTTGTAGAAAGGACACACATGGGGTCTTCTCTGAGCCTGTGGATCCAGAAGAGGTgacatttttttgtcatgctaacaTATATATGGTATTTCAATACTTCATATTATTACTTGAATTCTGACAGATACATTTTCTTGCTGCAGTTACCTGATTATCATGATATCATTAAAGACCCGATGGATTTTGGAACTATAAGGAAGAAAATAGATGGGGATGGAGGATTTTATATTAGCCTTGAACAATTTGAGGTTGGTGTTTCAATTTGGATTTCTTTGCCTGACTCTGTCTTTGCTCGACAGTGTTGTTTACTATTCACTCATTCAActaactttaattttatttttcttgactgcttgttatctttttatatttgcattaatgaaaaaataatcaaaagcaGTATCCTTTTAAGATACCGTTGCATTAAATGTAAGTTCATGATTCTTGATGAGTACCGATGCTAATGCCGCATTTTCAGCCCTTTGACATTTATGAACAATTGCCACCTTCCATCAGACAGGCAAACACACTTATTGTTCTCCCTTATTTGGTTACTTTATTGGATTTATTATACAATTCAATTGATAGGTTGCATGAAAACCGGAATGTAACTATATCATAATGCCTCTAAATTGTGTATATTGTTTGGCAATGTTTTATATAGAAGACAATGTTGTCTATCGCCGAAATAGCGGattgttcaaattccactatgGTATAGTGCTATAGCGccgctatttaacaacactttgtactaagTAGTGTATTGTTGAACAATAACGGTTTGTTCGTATTCTGCTAtgctatagccgctatttgacaaaacCGATAGAAAGTTGACAAAATAAGTATTTATTACGGTTTTTCGAGCAAGTGTTTAGGCAACATTAGAAAAATTATATACCTATAAACATGCACCGCAAACTGATAATTTATTGACATCACGTGCTTGCTCTAGTTGCATTAAGAAACAGGCCACTGATTAGTAGAATTGGATTTTGCGTGTTATGTTTAATTTGTCTGTAATATATTCTTACTAGTCTGATACTCTGATACAAATTTGAAATGAAACACACTGCTGCTTCATTTTTGCAGAACGACGTGTTCTTGGTATGCTCTAATGCAATGCAGTACAATTCACCAGATACTATCTACCATCGACAGGTTGGGTGAAGTCTTCAGTTAACCTATTTTAATTTCACCCCTTCTTTAAATGTGGTGTCTAAGTTAGAGACTTGACTTTTTTCCTTAGGCCCGAGCAATGCAAGAGATAGCAAGGAAGGACTTTGAGAATCTGAGACAAGATAgtgaggatgatgatgatgacgatgatAATGATAGtgaaccaccaccaccacccaaAATTGTGCAGAGGGGAAGGCCACCAGGTAAGCACAAAAAAAAGTCATTGGGCATGTCTACAGTAGAGCATGCTGCTCCTGAATCTTCCTCTGATGCAACTCTTGCTTCTGGTGGGGATATTGCTAGTGGCTCCAATGGTTATAATCTAAGAAAAGTAGTAAGCAAATTTCAGCCTTCAGATTCATCAACCAGGGCTCTCCAATACAACAGTGGTGGCTATACAAATTGGACGTCTGAATGGGAGAATGAATTTCCAGGTCAGAATCTATGTCTATGCCTGTCTAGTGTTTGTCcaattattcttttatttacTGGAACAATtccttaaattattttttttcccactTCTTCTTGCAGCTTCTGTTCTAAAAGCTGTGTCAAGGTATGGAAAGAAGCAGTTCACCGTTGATGAGACCAGGCGTGACACTTACAGAAATCCAGTGGCTGTAGGAAATGAAACACCCGTATTGACTGCATTTGAAGATAATTTCAAGCAACTTCTTGCGGTACGAAATTCtgttctttttttcattttccttttttttttatcaacctGAGAGTGGCAGACAATAGTCTTTAatgaattattataataatttgaaaaccTTGTACTGTCTTTAGCTTGCTGTCAGTATCTCATAGTTCTTTTGGAAATAAACATAATCAACACAATATCCTAACGGCTAttaataaaatcatatttatatatCTCAACAGTTCTAAAGGCTTTTCTTTTTGGTGACAACTCTTCCTTTAAATCAGGTTGGTTTACATGTGAAGCACAGCTATGCAAGAAGTCTAGCCCATTTTGCTGCAGACCTTGGTCCTGTTGCTTGGAAGGTTGCTGCTAGGAAAATCAGCAGTGTTTTGCCACCAGGACATGAATTTGGTCCTGGATGGGTATCTGATGATGATGTGTCACAGAAGCAACACTTTGCGGTTCGTGATGAGAGAAATTCAGACCCGCCTGTTCCAGAGGATTATAGAAGTAGATTTCCTTCTCCATCAAGAACGTTCTCTCTTGCAAATACATCATGCTTGCAAAGTGGAGACACGGTAATAAATAGAGACCCGAGTTACCAAAACGAAATGAATCCAGGCAGCAGTGTTAGTGGTGGGAATGAATCTATGATTCACGGGAGGATTCAGCAGGAACCTGCAGCACACTCCGATGATTTCGGTTCTAGTGGTCGGTTACGCTCTAATTTTTCACCTCAAATGACGATGGTAAGACTTTCTGACATAACTGGGTCTTCAAATGCCGGTAATGCTCCTCAAATGGTTGTCATGGATACCATAAACAGTCTTTCCAGTCAAATTGCACCTACAAATATTAATCCGGCAGGTCTCAAGGCTCAATTCTTTAACAAGTCAAGTCACTCAGATTCCAGCAATTTATCAGCTCCGGAATCTGGATTTGATCCGCAAAGATTTTCTCAAGGGCTTGCTGGAAAATCATCTTGGCAAGGATTGGAAGTTCCTACCAAACAGAATTCTTTTTCACCTGGTAATGACTTGAATGCGTTGATGGGGGCGGCAACAAATTCGCACAGTTCCAATGTGGAGACTGGTCCTCAGCTGCAACCAAATCTTGCATTGCAGCTCTGatgtattatttttcatatttgattTTTCTCATTCAATTTTCTAACGTGATAATGTCATGTCATGAGAGAGAAAGTTAAAAAGTTTAATGGATCCTAGTCATATATTAGTAGGTTTTATTATAGTTACTCTTACTCCTGTGTTTTGTTTCCTCTCATGACATGACATTGCCATGTTGATAAATAAGATGAGAAGATCCAAATCTTAATTTTCTGTGATTTGATTTCAGAAGCTCTCAGAAGCTGggcttacatttttttttatagttgtagaGCCTTTACATTGTACTTTTGTTTTACTTCAAAATGGATGTTGACTGTGTACCATGTTTACAGTTAGATTGGTATCAGCTCATGACTATATGGCTTACAGATTGAGATATCAAATGTTCAATAGTACTTCACTAAACTTTCTCcgcttttattttttgtttctttctgtTCAACAGTACTTACAGCAACACTTAACACATGGTTAGTTGTTAACAACACCACAATGTTTCGATACTTACAATGTTACAACTTGGCATTGCATCGTGCCTTTAAATTataaagattcaatttttaaggtttgatttttttattttatttttggtcttagatgaagtggtaattCACCAAAAATAAACTCACAAATACTTGTGagatcccgggttcgaacccaggTCACGACGTCCGACTTAACAATTTCAGCATTTTTGCCggttgagctaggacttatgagtctgatttgtttatttttattggttcattatttattttattagaaataacCAACATAAATGCTTATTAACAAACTTATCTCTAATGCTTTATTACAATTAAAAGTACAGCATAGTAGTAGTGAACAAATATTATCGATTGTTTGATCAAATTTATGCATAAGGAATTATTCTTATATAGTCACGTCACCATGGAAGTCTCGCTCTTTCATAATATAGTAATGACAAATATTGGATGGAAACGGAAACCACAAGAGCAGTTTGTAAAATTCTGATGGAGCTAGTAACAATGGAAAACAAGCTGGTTGTGGAAGAGTTATAAGGGGCAACCAAGGGGAATGACTTGGAGGTTTTGCTAAGAGTGTTGGTGATTGTCATGCTATTATTGCAAATTTTGGTGAGTGTTGCAAGGACTAAGACTTGTGAGTAGAATGGGCTTTACAAATGTGGAAATTAGTATTGATTCAAAGGTTGTGATTCAAGCCATTCGTTCTAGAAGAGCTCAAGGTGCTATTGTTTGATCAAAAGGATTCGGAGCATGATGGACAGAGATTGGAATGTGGAAATTATGCATGGGTATAGGGAAGCAAATCAATGTGGCCGATGATTTGGCAATGATTGGATGTTCTTTGGAGCATACTATGATTATTTATGATGATTATCCGACGTCAATTCGTTATATTTTGTTAGCTGATGAACTAGGAATGACTACTACTAGATTGATAGTTGcttagtttcttttctttttccggGCTTTTGTCCTcatgtatcaaaaaaaaaaatcacaacaatCAATGCAAAATATTCTATTTATATACTGAGTCTATAGGAAATAAACCAATTAATTGGGTTCAAGTCGTGTACTAGCTCTTATTATGACGAATCGCTTGggatgaaaaaaagaaaatctcaaGTTTCATTCCCTATGCCCAAATGAATTTTTTGGCCATATAAGTGAGTGTCTCTTTGCTGACCCGAATCAGGTTTTGTCAAATTAAAAAGCCTATAAATAGATCATGAATTGAGTAGGAAAAATAGTCCCTCTCTCTCTCAACCCTATTTTGAGAATAATTCCGATGGAACAGAATTCGACGGTGGCCATGGATGTAGATACCTCCGCCGACAAAGAGAAGAAAATCAAACTCAAGATGAATCACTCGAAGAAGGAGAAGGCGATGTTGAATTTCAATGTTTACATCTACAAGGTTCTGAACCGGATGCACCCTGACCTTGCTATATCTGCCGAGGATATGGATATGATGAACACTATCTTAACAAACATGATGCTGAAACTTGCTCAGGAAgcttccaaaaaaataaaatacgcATGAAGAATTCACCATTAGTGGAACCTGACATATCCCATGCCGTAATTGAATTGTTTCCAGGAAAAATGGCGTTCCAAGCCCTCTATTCGGCTTTCAATTGTTTAATGAAAGAATCTGTGGAAGAAATATGTGATGATATGGCCAAAGATATAGCTTCTACTGGAATTGATGATACGTACAATGAATCCAACTATGATTGATTTCTTTTAGTTATATTCCAATGCTGAATAAAACTATGGTTTTTGGGTCATTAAAGTCCTATTATGTGTCACAAGTTTATCAAGTGTATTTTATGCACCAAAAACTATAGTAATGGAGcactctttatttatttttttaaaatacggAGAGATTCCTACTTATAGACACTactaataatttaagaaatgaGTACCGGAGACACCATCTATACGAGGTGTCAGTGCTAGATAGTTCATGGAAGTGGGAGTACCGGAGTAGCAGAGTTTGAATCTCGGTCCCTCAGACCTAAAAATCAATTCCATT
Coding sequences within it:
- the LOC123899279 gene encoding uncharacterized protein LOC123899279 isoform X1; its protein translation is MGEVSETSTMTTTTTTTTTTTKRKKKGRPSLLDLQKRSIKQQQKQHHQIDPPHSNSNNDDDDERKLKKQKLLIGLNSHLQNPTTLLPNSHNTGSHQNVVVDGKVRKATDSKHGSQVVSGPTTPLPDKKLLLFILDRLQKKDTHGVFSEPVDPEELPDYHDIIKDPMDFGTIRKKIDGDGGFYISLEQFENDVFLVCSNAMQYNSPDTIYHRQARAMQEIARKDFENLRQDSEDDDDDDDNDSEPPPPPKIVQRGRPPGKHKKKSLGMSTVEHAAPESSSDATLASGGDIASGSNGYNLRKVVSKFQPSDSSTRALQYNSGGYTNWTSEWENEFPASVLKAVSRYGKKQFTVDETRRDTYRNPVAVGNETPVLTAFEDNFKQLLAVGLHVKHSYARSLAHFAADLGPVAWKVAARKISSVLPPGHEFGPGWVSDDDVSQKQHFAVRDERNSDPPVPEDYRSRFPSPSRTFSLANTSCLQSGDTVINRDPSYQNEMNPGSSVSGGNESMIHGRIQQEPAAHSDDFGSSGRLRSNFSPQMTMVRLSDITGSSNAGNAPQMVVMDTINSLSSQIAPTNINPAGLKAQFFNKSSHSDSSNLSAPESGFDPQRFSQGLAGKSSWQGLEVPTKQNSFSPGNDLNALMGAATNSHSSNVETGPQLQPNLALQL
- the LOC123899279 gene encoding uncharacterized protein LOC123899279 isoform X2 gives rise to the protein MGEVSETSTMTTTTTTTTTTTKRKKKGRPSLLDLQKRSIKQQQKQHHQIDPPHSNSNNDDDDERKLKKQKLLIGLNSHLQNPTTLLPNSHNTGSHQNVVDGKVRKATDSKHGSQVVSGPTTPLPDKKLLLFILDRLQKKDTHGVFSEPVDPEELPDYHDIIKDPMDFGTIRKKIDGDGGFYISLEQFENDVFLVCSNAMQYNSPDTIYHRQARAMQEIARKDFENLRQDSEDDDDDDDNDSEPPPPPKIVQRGRPPGKHKKKSLGMSTVEHAAPESSSDATLASGGDIASGSNGYNLRKVVSKFQPSDSSTRALQYNSGGYTNWTSEWENEFPASVLKAVSRYGKKQFTVDETRRDTYRNPVAVGNETPVLTAFEDNFKQLLAVGLHVKHSYARSLAHFAADLGPVAWKVAARKISSVLPPGHEFGPGWVSDDDVSQKQHFAVRDERNSDPPVPEDYRSRFPSPSRTFSLANTSCLQSGDTVINRDPSYQNEMNPGSSVSGGNESMIHGRIQQEPAAHSDDFGSSGRLRSNFSPQMTMVRLSDITGSSNAGNAPQMVVMDTINSLSSQIAPTNINPAGLKAQFFNKSSHSDSSNLSAPESGFDPQRFSQGLAGKSSWQGLEVPTKQNSFSPGNDLNALMGAATNSHSSNVETGPQLQPNLALQL